A region of the Synechococcus sp. PCC 7502 genome:
ATGACTACGAACAAAATTAATTTTGCAAATACCAATGTCAATCCAACTGGTCAAGGCGTATTTGGATTTAGCAATTTTGCCGAGCTTTGGAATGGTCGCATGGCAATGATCGGATTTGTGGCAGCTTTAGCAGGGGAAGTAACCACAGGGAAAGGTATTTTAGGGCAAATTGGCATTAATACTAGCGGTGGTGATGTTCTTGTTGCTCTTTTTCTCGCAGGATTCACAGCCGCAGCAATTATTGGTTATTACGCCGTCAAACTCAGTAATGTTCAAGCCATAGCCTCTGAAAATAGCTAGATTTTAGCCCCGTTGAAAACTCAAAGCCTCTCTGTGCCAAAGCTAAAGCTGTACTAAAGAGAGGTTTTTTATTTTTCTATTCTTTCTCGATACGGTTTAGAATTGAATATAAGTGATTTTGAGGGTAGATATTGTGCTTACACTGCGAAAATCCGAAGAAAGAGGATTTGCTAATCATGGCTGGTTAAAGAGTTACCATACTTTCTCTTTTGCTAACTATTACGATCCTGCTCATATCGCATTTCGGTCTTTAAGGGTAATTAATGAAGACTTTATTCAGCAGGGAATGGGATTTGGTACCCACTCGCACAAAGATATGGAAATCATTACCTATGTGCTAGAAGGTGCCTTAGAGCATAAAGATAGCATGGGTAATAGTTCGGTAATTTATCCCGGTGAAGTACAGAGATTAAGTGCTGGTAAAGGCATTACTCACAGCGAGTATAACCATTCTCAAACTGAACTTGCTCACATTTTGCAAATCTGGATTCTACCCGATCGCAATGGGATCGAACCTAGCTATGAACAAAAAACCTTTACCACCGAGGAAAAGCAGGATCAATTAAGACTAGTCGTTTCCAAAGATGGTCGAGACAACTCAGTTACAGCACAACAGGATTTAAATATCTATGCCACAGTCTTGAGTCCCAATTCTAAAATTGCCTATACAGTTCCCGAAAATCGCTATGGCTGGCTGCATATTGCTAGGGGTAAAGTCAGTATTAACGATCTGCTTTTGAGTGCAGGGGATGCCGTAGCAGTAGAAACTCCTCAAACCCTAAATATAGTTGCTGAAGCCGAAGCCGAAGTCTTAATTTTTGATTTAGCGTAAGGAATTTGCTTATTGAATTCAAATTTTATTCATTAGTATCTGTGACTCTCCAACTAAG
Encoded here:
- a CDS encoding chlorophyll a/b-binding protein — encoded protein: MTTNKINFANTNVNPTGQGVFGFSNFAELWNGRMAMIGFVAALAGEVTTGKGILGQIGINTSGGDVLVALFLAGFTAAAIIGYYAVKLSNVQAIASENS
- a CDS encoding pirin family protein; amino-acid sequence: MLTLRKSEERGFANHGWLKSYHTFSFANYYDPAHIAFRSLRVINEDFIQQGMGFGTHSHKDMEIITYVLEGALEHKDSMGNSSVIYPGEVQRLSAGKGITHSEYNHSQTELAHILQIWILPDRNGIEPSYEQKTFTTEEKQDQLRLVVSKDGRDNSVTAQQDLNIYATVLSPNSKIAYTVPENRYGWLHIARGKVSINDLLLSAGDAVAVETPQTLNIVAEAEAEVLIFDLA